In Silene latifolia isolate original U9 population chromosome X, ASM4854445v1, whole genome shotgun sequence, the following proteins share a genomic window:
- the LOC141616902 gene encoding uncharacterized protein LOC141616902 has product MSVERSFEAWEEVQRHGLDLADKLAQGFSGLIHSHISPPSFPWPPLPNPPKPPLFDVDFAQNIFPREFIFTPINGSLNGYHNNPIVDIGNRIGQAGAEFGGFFNGLVQQVMGVVSIVPFLGGGGGGESDKGMVKVVHGGGNGVGGPGTDMSILIREDLGSLAEQLGDLRLGENEGDSGGGGNDDVSGFNLKIASLFGKSQGSVNITSAYDSRSRDVQNSIVARGDLWRLEASSGGSTSGTENSSLFLVQLGPLLFIRDTTFLLPIHLSKRHLLWYGYDKKNGLHSICPAVWSKHRRWLVMSMICLNPFACSFMDVQFPNGQLTYVAGEGLNTSAFLPICGGLLQVQGQYPGEMRFSFSCKNKWGTRVTPMVQWPDKSLALGFTQDLAWKRSGLLVRPTIQFNLCPTIGGSDPGVRAELIHSVKEQLSLIYGCSCSTYPSAYASVSLGRSKWNGNVGNTGVVLRVETPLNNVGRPAFSVQLNSGIEF; this is encoded by the exons ATGTCGGTAGAGAGGTCGTTTGAGGCGTGGGAAGAGGTGCAAAGGCATGGTTTAGATTTGGCTGATAAGCTTGCACAAGGGTTTTCAGGTTTAATTCATTCACACATTAGCCCACCTTCATTTCCATGGCCACCATTACCAAACCCTCCTAAACCCCCTCTTTTCGATGTCGATTTTGCTCAAAACATCTTCCCTAGGGAGTTCATTTTTACCCCAATTAATGGGAGTTTAAATGGATACCACAACAACCCAATTGTTGACATTGGGAATAGGATTGGCCAAGCTGGGGCTGAGTTTGGTGGGTTCTTTAATGGTTTGGTTCAACAGGTAATGGGGGTGGTATCAATCGTGCCGTTTttgggcggtggtggtggtggtgagagTGATAAAGGGATGGTTAAGGTTGTTCATGGTGGGGGGAATGGTGTTGGTGGGCCTGGGACTGATATGAGCATTTTAATTAGGGAGGATTTGGGGTCTTTGGCTGAGCAGTTGGGGGATTTAAGGCTTGGGGAGAACGAGGGTgatagtggtggtggtggcaacGACGATGTTTCAGGGTTTAATTTGAAGATTGCTAGTCTATTTGGCAAATCACAG GGGTCTGTCAACATAACATCGGCATACGACAGTAGATCCCGTGATGTACAAAATTCTATTGTTGCACGTGGAGATTTATGGAGACTTGAAGCATCTAGTGGAGGCTCAACATCAGGGACTGAGAATTCATCTCTATTCCTTGTCCAGCTTGGACCTCTACTTTTTATCCGTGATACAACTTTTCTCTTGCCAATTCATTTGTCAAAGAGACATTTGCTTTGGTACGGCTATGACAAAAAG AATGGCTTACATTCCATCTGTCCGGCAGTTTGGTCAAAGCATAGAAGGTGGCTTGTGATGTCGATGATTTGTCTCAATCCTTTTGCTTGT TCATTCATGGACGTGCAATTTCCAAATGGGCAGCTCACTTATGTGGCAGGGGAAGGCTTAAATACTAGTGCCTTCCTTCCTATCTGTGGTGGCCTTCTTCAAGTTCAGGGTCAGTATCCCGGGGAGATGAGGTTCAGCTTTTCTTGTAAG AATAAATGGGGAACGCGAGTTACTCCTATGGTACAATGGCCTGATAAATCACTTGCACTTGGTTTTACGCAAGATTTGGCTTGGAAACGCTCAGGTCTTTTGGTGAGACCAACTATCCAGTTTAA TCTATGCCCCACTATTGGCGGAAGTGATCCAGGAGTAAGAGCAGAACTTATTCACTCTGTGAAGGAGCAGTTGAGTCTGATCTATGGATGTTCATGCTCCACATATCCCTCAGCATATGCATCTGTATCA CTTGGCAGGTCTAAATGGAACGGGAATGTTGGTAATACCGGCGTAGTACTGAGAGTGGAGACTCCGCTCAACAATGTCGGAAGACCGGCCTTCTCTGTGCAATTGAACAGCGGTATCGAGTTTTAG